TACCAAGCTATTAACAAGCCATATATAGCAAGTAAAGTCGTGTATAGAATATAAAACTTTCGCACGTACAAACCCTCCCTTTCATTCTCTTTTTTAAGTTTTGTCAAGTTTACGCTCTTTCAAGCGTCAAAAGAACAAGAAAGAGCCACTTCAGCTTGGAAGTGACTCAATCTTTCAGTATGTATTATTTTTGGGATACGGTAAGAACCCGCTTAGCCCCGTAGTACTTATAGTGATTAAAATACCAATTCAAATCACTTACTTCTACCTTGCGAGTAGCAGAATGAATCATCTTGTTGTTCCCTATGTAGATTCCAACATGAGAAATTCGTCCCTTCTTCATGGTGTCAAAGAAGAGAAGATCACCAACACGAAGATTCTTACGATCTACCTTGGTTCCAGCCGAGAACTGCTGAGCAGAAGACCTAGGAAGCTTAACCCCCATCTTCCCCATGACATAACTGGTAAAACCGCTGCAATCAAACCCCTTCGGAGTCGTTCCACCATTGCGGTAAGGCGTACCGGCAAGACCAACAGCGAGCGTCTTCATACGGCTAAGAAGCATCTCTAAAGCACGGGAAGAGTCTTCTTGATTCGCCGATAGGTACTCTGAAGCAACGTACCCGATCTGCTCACCAACCTTGACCTTCGACCACTTTCCATTAATCTCTAGGAGTTCTGCCTTCGTCCCGCGTTCGAGTACCGTTACAACATTCGAATCTTGAGACTCTACTTCCCTTACATTTAACTTGTCGGCATTAATGTAGACCATTTTTTTGGCTTTGGAGCTTTGCTCTTCCACTGTGGGAATGACTAGCTTCTGGTTTACGCTAAGAAAGTCGGATTCAAGTCCGTTAACTTCAATCAGCTTCTCTACACTGACTCCATACTGAGCTGCGATACCAGAAAGTGTATCACCTGATCCTACAGTATGGTCTTCGGCGTATGCTGAAGAAGCTATAAGTAGCGTAGCAAGAAGGAATCCGGCTAATCTCTTCTTCATTAGTTCACCACCATAATTCCAATCCTATTATTCGATGAATCTACTAACCTACTAAATACCTCTCTAGTATACTCTATTTTCGACAAAATGGACAGCTTTTCCTGTAAAGTTTACTAAATTTTTTCACTTCTCTTGAAAAAGCATTAAACTTTTGTCGGAAAATTATACTAGTTCAAAAGGACAAAAAAAGGAGTGGCCAGGAGGGCCACTACATATTAATTAAGGGGGTTTTCATCGTATGTTTATCATACATAAACAATATTACAAGGATGTTACAGCCAAATTTCAATTTAATGAAAAAACATCTCCTGGTTCTGCAACCAGGCCATCTAGACCCTTTGCCCTTAATTTCTCCACGAAAGCATGACCATCCTGCTTAATTAGTCCGAAGGTATTATAGTGAATAGGAACAACCTTCTTCGCTCGGATCCATTCGGCAGCAATAAGTGCATCCTCAGGTCCCATCGTAAAATTATCACCGATAGGAAGAAAAGCCAAATCAATGCAATTTAACTCTCCCAATATTTTCATATCCCCAAACAGACCCGTATCTCCTGCATGGTAAATGACTTTATTATCAATAGTTAGCAAGAGTCCACAAGGCATTCCGGCATAGATGATCTTCTGCTCATCTGCGAAGGTTAGCCCCGAACTATGAAAGGCTTGTGTAAACTTTACTTTCCCAAAGTCAAATGTTCTCGAACCGCCTGTATTCATTCCGTGCACTTCAATACCCTGCCATGAAAAATAGGTAGCCAGTTCATGGGTGGCAATGACCGTGGCGTTATTCGCTTTTGCAATGGTAAGGACGTCATCCATATGGTCACTATGTCCATGAGTGAGTAGAATATAGTCCACCTTGACATCTGCTGCCTTCGTCTTGGCTAGCGGGTTATTTGTAATAAAAGGATCAATAATTAGAGACTTCCCAAGACGCGTGATCTGAACAGTCGAATGGCCATGAAAAAGGATTTCCATTTTTATTCCCCCTATCATTTTTTCGGTAAAGTTCTACAACATCCTTATCTTAGCAAGTATACCAAACCTGCTTGTACAGCACCAATAAGTCCCCCTAGAACAGCCCCAAGGATCGTAATCATCCGAAGCTCCTTACCGGTAATACTTACAATCATCTCTTCTAACTTATTTACAGGGAAAGCTTCTACTTGGGCGGCCGCAATTTGGGTGAGGTTAATCTTCTTTAATCCTTCTTCCAGATGTGTCTCTACCCAGGATAAGGCAGTATTTACGATGGAGGGGACTGCTTCTTCTATGTACGGCAACACAGGCTGCAATAACACGCACAGCTTTAGACCGCCGATTCTCTCCACATGGATCACGCGATCTACGAGAAATCTTAGTGCTTTCTCTACCTTGTCATGCCCCATCCACGTAATAACTTCACCTACTTGCTTCTTGTACAGGGCTTTAAACTCTTGTTGCAGGATGAAGCCTAATTTGGCCTGAAGCTCTTCATTTCGCAGGGCTGCTTCTAATGAAGCACTCACTTTAGAAATCACTTTCTCATCTGATAAGAGCATAGAGGCAAAACCGCCAAACATCCCAAGACCTCCTACCAGCTGCGAAAGCATCTGACGGATCATTGCTTCTCCTTCTTGTGAACCTAAGAAACGAGAGATTTTCTCTAATAAAAACGGAGCAGCATCAGCAATTCTTTCCTCTAAGCTGTCCTTTAATTCATCTGAGAGCAACTCATCTAGGGTAAGATAACTAGTCTGGGTTATCCTCTGAGATAAATGAACGACCAATTGGCCTTTGATCTTCTCGCCTAATTCTTCCGTGAGGGGCATCCCCCACTTCGTCATCAAGTCCTGGAGCGTTTCTTCTGAACGGGCACATACGCCTACTTTCTCCAAGAGCCAACGCTGAATCTCTGCATCAAACTGACCTTTGCGAAGCATGGAACGAACGCCTTCCGGTGTAATAAGAAAGTTCTCCACCAACTTTCCCATCTGCTGTGCTAGGTCATCATGCCTCTTCGGAATAAGTCCTGGTGTAAACGGAACTCTCCATTTTCCAATATAGATAGCCTTATATGGCCTAAACAGCATTCGTATAGCTAACTCGTTTGTCATGCCTCCAATTAGGGCTCCAATCCCCATCTGAATCATTAACAACAATGGCCATGACACGATTTTCTTCAACTCCTCTCTATTATACTTGGGTCCCCTAGTTGTGCTAATGCCTACTATTTTCACCAAGGTATTAATGCCCTCATACTATACATTAATTGAAAGCCTATTGGGAAGGGGAATATGCATGTCTCATATTTGCGCCGGAATACAACTAGATGAAAAGTCGGACTTCCCTTCTGGGACTCACTTGCTCATTAGTCCTAAGATCCAGCAAGCCTTACAGCTCCCTCTGCGTTCCCCTATTACTCTTCAATTGGGGCAGAAATCCACCACCTGCATCATACAAACCTTTTCTAGCACGGGCTCCCTAGTCCGTATTCGAAAAGATCTAGCTGAATACCTTCATCTGCCGGATGGAATCCAATTGAATATGCGATACGATAATAGACTGCGCAGAATTGTTCTCGGCCCTGTTCTAGGAGTTCTTATTTCCACCTTAATCCGTACTCCTGAGGGGATCTTCGGATCCGCTTCCTCCTTTTGTAAGGAACTTGTTCAAGGGGCTAAAAGCAAAGGTATTCTAGCTTATATCTTTACCTTAAAGGATCTGGACAATGATAATCAGACCGCTAAAGGGTGGAGATGGGAAAATAACAAGTGGGTTCAGAAGACCATGCCTTATCCTGATACTATCTATAATCGGTTAGCTTCTCGCAAGGACGAGAATCGCTCTGAAGCTCAAGATTGGATTTCCGGGTTGAAAAAGAAAGGCGTAACCTTCTTTAATGAGCACTTCCTAAACAAGTGGCAGGTTCACCAAGCCCTAAGCAACATGAAAGAAGCTG
The Ammoniphilus sp. CFH 90114 DNA segment above includes these coding regions:
- a CDS encoding C40 family peptidase, which encodes MKKRLAGFLLATLLIASSAYAEDHTVGSGDTLSGIAAQYGVSVEKLIEVNGLESDFLSVNQKLVIPTVEEQSSKAKKMVYINADKLNVREVESQDSNVVTVLERGTKAELLEINGKWSKVKVGEQIGYVASEYLSANQEDSSRALEMLLSRMKTLAVGLAGTPYRNGGTTPKGFDCSGFTSYVMGKMGVKLPRSSAQQFSAGTKVDRKNLRVGDLLFFDTMKKGRISHVGIYIGNNKMIHSATRKVEVSDLNWYFNHYKYYGAKRVLTVSQK
- a CDS encoding metal-dependent hydrolase gives rise to the protein MEILFHGHSTVQITRLGKSLIIDPFITNNPLAKTKAADVKVDYILLTHGHSDHMDDVLTIAKANNATVIATHELATYFSWQGIEVHGMNTGGSRTFDFGKVKFTQAFHSSGLTFADEQKIIYAGMPCGLLLTIDNKVIYHAGDTGLFGDMKILGELNCIDLAFLPIGDNFTMGPEDALIAAEWIRAKKVVPIHYNTFGLIKQDGHAFVEKLRAKGLDGLVAEPGDVFSLN
- a CDS encoding DUF445 domain-containing protein, with translation MSWPLLLMIQMGIGALIGGMTNELAIRMLFRPYKAIYIGKWRVPFTPGLIPKRHDDLAQQMGKLVENFLITPEGVRSMLRKGQFDAEIQRWLLEKVGVCARSEETLQDLMTKWGMPLTEELGEKIKGQLVVHLSQRITQTSYLTLDELLSDELKDSLEERIADAAPFLLEKISRFLGSQEGEAMIRQMLSQLVGGLGMFGGFASMLLSDEKVISKVSASLEAALRNEELQAKLGFILQQEFKALYKKQVGEVITWMGHDKVEKALRFLVDRVIHVERIGGLKLCVLLQPVLPYIEEAVPSIVNTALSWVETHLEEGLKKINLTQIAAAQVEAFPVNKLEEMIVSITGKELRMITILGAVLGGLIGAVQAGLVYLLR